DNA from Plectropomus leopardus isolate mb chromosome 11, YSFRI_Pleo_2.0, whole genome shotgun sequence:
agACATATTTGCGTCTAATAGTGAATTTGATCGTTTTTGTCTTCTAGACCTTTGTCTCCTGGTCgattttaaatgaaacttgCCACCGATAATATTCAACAAGTGGACAGCTACCgagtaaaaagtgcaagttTACTCTAAAATCAATCATTAACTCAGCCTTTTCTAGGACACCTGCAGCATAATTATTAGGCCCCGAGgctaaaatgaaattatattagAAATATTGAGCAttgtggtttgattttttttgcgttttcacagagaaattaaagagttttttcttttttaaatccgCAACAGGTGAAAGGCGTCTCTTTTATTTCTTGAGAAGcaaaagaagagagaaggaaaTTGCTTTGAAATATTTCGTCGTGCATTTTCAGAGTAATAAAAAAGgaatggaaaaacacaaattaagttCAAGTATAAAATGATCTTGAAGCTGTTATAATTACGCACCTTGTGCGCAACATCTGCACCGCGCTTTAGTCAGAACCAGATATGTATAAACAGATGTTTAACATTATCTCAATGACATTTGCAattgacattttcttctgtttatgttTCAGTTTAGATCGAGAGGAGATTATAAGGCTCAGAGTGTGTGGTGTCGCCTCGGAGACACAGTGACAAACAACATGCAAAAGTAAAgagaacaaaaataacaaacattttcaggaGAATATTTCTGTTTCCATTCATGAAGATTTATTGATGAATGGTAGGTTCattaaatttccattttaagAGTGAACACGATGTCTGCTTTTTAATTGTACTGTCCAGACaatacattttactgtttaGAAATAATCACAAAAGACGCATTGCTGCATTAATTATTCCACAGCACCGGGAGAACATATAATTTCCATTCCCAAACAGTTCACAGTTTATTTACCGAATAACGCCCATAGGCTTCTGGGTAAACTTAATTAAGTTCCttaaatgaaaggaaaacacATTAACAGGGAACTGTAGAAAGAATAGATCATTTGTTGCACCAATTTTGCGTAACAAAGTGGCCTTTTTATAATTTACTTCATGACATGCATCAAAATCTGCTTCTGTTctgtttaaagcattttatcTCCGGCCCCACTTGTTGATCGCAATAATCTATTTAATCTCTGCATTTGTCAGATACAATTATAATTATTCCGATGCTGCTCACCTTCATAGTAGGTTGTCTGTCAGTATAAATCAATATTAAGCACAAAGTTGCTTTATTCCACAACATCATTCTCCTCACATGGCTCCAAAAACAGcgtataaaatatgtttttgaagagTCTATGTTCGCGGGCAACTTTTATGAAAGCAAGGTGACGGATGAATGCACCTGTTCACACTTTTTATCACAAATAAATCCCCAAAAAGGTGATGAGGCTGAACAATGCAGTCGTGGTATAATACAATCATTAtacacaaattcacaaaaacaaggaaaaagaaaaaaaaaaagtaaaaacacaatcCGTACATGACCAGCATGCATGGCTTCACATAGGCTAACTGTTACAGTCTGACATCAAATGCCCAAACTTCTGAGTTtggatgttgttgtttttttcacaacacaaaTAGGATGGAtgatatgaaaatgaaatcattcatatcaaaaataaattgactttaaacaaaaaatctaaaataaattcacatcaaaataaagctgctgtgCCTGAGGATTGTTGAATTCCATAAAACAAATTTTGGGTGAAGGGAGCAGGATGGACGAGGCGCAGGATGAGGCGGACCTATATGCTCAGCAAAGCGTAAAGACATTTTATGCAGTGTGTCTGAAGTTGGACAGAAATCATTCTAAAATGTTTGTGGAAACCGAATTCGTATTCAGCCATTTAAACAGgcccttttttcctttaatataacataaatcaaacaaatcctCGCCCTGGaacaaaatacttttaaaatacagaaaaggtGTGAAACTCTTTTGTCCTTAACTAATGCAGCTTTtacaaaacaacttcaacaagCACGCACAAACTATTTTGAGCTGCGtgaaaattttaaagtttttttgtctgtttctttgtgAGGGTCGGTTATTAAAACTTTTTCGGCGCCGAGACTCACATGAAAAACTCCGGGGATGAGGGGTTGTTGTCGCTGCTGGATCCTCCGTTTTCTCTGAAGCCGGTGCTGATGAGCTTCTCGTATTTCTCCTTGTAGGCGTCCCTCTCCCTGGCCAGCCGGGAGATCTCCTGCTTGAGGTGGTCCACCTGCTGAATGAGTTGCGTCTTCTCTCCCTCCAAGACGTGCCGCTGCTGAACCCGCTTGTACCGGCAGGACTGGGCATAGCCTCTGTTCTTTAGCGTTCTCCTCTTCTGTTTCAGGCGGATCACCTCTTCCTTGCTGACCCCCCGGAGCTGCCGGTTCAATTCCCGCACCGACATGGTCACCAGCTGCTCGTCCGAGAACCGGTCTTCCAAACGCAGGTGCTGGTGGGTCCCCCCCACGCCGCCGCCGGACTGAGACCCGGAGGAGGGATGGTGTGCCCCTgcgtggtggtggtggtgatggtggtggtggtggtggggagtCCCGTTCTGAGCTGCGGCTGCAGCGATAACCGCGGATACCACGGCGGCCGCTGATCCCATCTCCTCCCCGGCCATGGCGCCTCCTGCCCCGGCTGCGCCGCCGAACTGCTGCCCCCTGGCATAGCCATCGAAGGTCTGGAGCTGGTGACTGCTGCTGATCAGCGCCTCTACGGCGTCCTCCGGGCTAAAGCCCAGAGCCTCGGGGTTCAACTGCTGTTGGTACCCGGTCATCCAGTAGAAATCCTCCAAGTGTGCCTTCTGTTCGCTCCCTGATCCCGGACTGGGCGCCGAGAAGCTTGGCGAGGGGGGAACCGAGCTGCAAGGCGTGCTCATCGGGGTGGAAGATAGGGATCCCCCGGCGACCAGGCGGCTGCACTGGCTGATGCTGCGATCGGGCTCCACCGGCTCCTTTTTCACTTCAAACTTCATCAGATCGAAGTCATTAACATATTCCATGGCCAGGGGACTGGTGGGCAGGTcggagttgctcattgccagcTCTGATGCCATCCTCTTGCTGTTGACAGTCCTCCAAAGGGGGTGAGGAGCACCTGTCAAAGTGGGCTGCTGAGACACGCACTGAgccagcttgatttctttatttattttcttcaaaaccGGAGAAAAGGTGGATTTTCACGCACTAATTGCGCAGCGCAGGTTTTGGTTTTGTGAGTCgataagttttttttctcttcagtctGTGTTGCACAGACGCATTGGAGCAGCGctgtttcctccctctctcccagcGTGCGGGTGTCTGAGCGCCGCTGTCTCTGTTTCTACCATTTAACACTTCATGGCTCCTTTTAGGATTAGTGCGCCAAATTGAGGAGGTTCACGCACGTGTCCCGGGCAAATAGTTGctttgtggaggaaaaaaaaaaactccacccTAGGattgatagattttttttctaaggcATCAGTCAGCCGACGAGTTAAAAAGCATTGCTTAGTTTTATAGGCGCCCTGACGTCATACTGAAATATGAAATTGACTGAGACTCAGCCAATGAGGAGCCCAGCCTGGGGATGTAATTAGCATAATAGTATAGAAACCAAAGTTTTCTGAACTGTCAGAGTCCATCAGCAGATTGACACATGAGACTTAATATTCATTCTTTTGTCACTTTGCATGGAAAAGAACAAAAGtgagtaaaataaaacagattccGAGGATTAACAGAAGATATGAGATGgtaaatatgcatgtttttaaactaCCAAGTCGTTATAATTTCAACACATAGcctatttaatatttttcatataataatataactacttaaatatttaaattttagtcattttttgacaacaatATCGTTTGTTTCAGAACTGTCTGGTGATTGTACAGTCCTTAATCCAGCTCTCATTTAATGTGTCGATGTAACAACACTTTTGCACAGGTGTAATGCATTAATTATATAAGCAGATTTATAATTAAGGAGTCAAATTGATCTCAAAACTCGTCTCAGACAACAAGCTGTTTCAGTTACTCCACCCAAACATTAAATGCATCAGAATACATTATAAAGATTCTCATTAAGCGATAGATAAATATTCCACATATAGTAGCGGAAATATATTACTAGACAAAGCGGATCGTTGTGCGAGGGAGGTGAAAGTGAAAGGAGCATGGCTTGGGTCTGCTTGAATGACACTGTTTGGAAACCCAACGTCGCCACCTTTCGGcataaaggaaaacttcacGTGGTTTTTTATAAGAGTGTGTGTCAAATATAACTGCTGTGCGCGGGTGGTTTTctgctttaaatgtaaaaacatttttatgtcactttgtGGAGTCTCATCTGCTCCCTGTTAGTCTTACTGCTGGATATGAAGATTATTTAACAAGACAAGCATGACTCCTTATTATAAATAGAACatttgtggattcaaaacaaatgaaaaaactaaactgacaaattaaaaaaatatatatttacatatataaaacagtACTTAAGCTATCCAAGAGTCATTTTCTTTAAGGAGACAACTGGGAACACATTCTCTTACACTTGTATTCACATTAAATGCAAGTCCTTGTCAACATAAAATCCTGTTTCTGATGTAATACTCTGCAGAGACAACACCTCCATCTGTGTCCTTCTGGAGTCTACACTCTCAATCCCATGTAATGATCACAGCGTCAgtgttcctctctctttctctccctgtctctctctcctggaGCACATTCCTCAGGAGTGGTGGCACATAAGAACAAACAATAAGGAGGGCTATACACAGAGGACTGGAGAGTAAATAAGAGAACTCTCCCTGGAACATGTCACACGGGGAAGCTTCAGAAAACTACAAAGCCGCCAGCAGATAATCCAACTCCCCGGTGTCCCGACGCAAGTAAATATTCTCTTGGTCCCTGTGACTGTTCATGGGGACTTAACGTTAAACAGGAAAGGATAAACATCGTGTTTTATTCATTAGAACACACAACAGAGTCCCCTCTGATGcttttgaataaatattaaacagaGGAGGTGTCCCATCTGACGCTACTATATGTTGTCGCTCTGTTGTAGTGTGAATTCAGACTGGTAGTAAGATACACAACAGGGAAAGAGCTTCAGAGAGACTGTGAAAGATCATTTTCACATATTAGGTGGTGCTGCTTGTCTTTTAAGCATCAACAGGACATAATGTCTACTGCAAGGAAAATTATGTCATAACTGAGGgagctgaataaaaaaaaatgatccgGCTGCATgcaacatgtcatttttcaagtaCAATTggcaaaataaaccaaaaaacataattccttTATGGTATTTGTATAACTGTTTGACACACAAGCCACCAACAGGCACAGAGAGCCGTTAAAGTTGTTCATGGTGCATTCAGGTCCACAtttgaagcagcagtagacaCTTGCTGCTGGGTGAGTTCTTGAGTTTGCCAGATCTCTTAAACCAGGATTTATCGGCTCAGGAGTCTCAAGGGTTAACAAGCAGAGTCCAGAGCCAATGCATCAGCTGTGTTACTGAGGGCTAATAGTCCTGTATGTACTGTCTCCCTTTGGAGTTTCGTGCAGCCAACTCACTGCCACCAAGTTTACCACTGTCTTTATCgggggggatttttttccccccaacacCATACAGAGGTTGCACTTTGGCATATATACAACAGGAGGGGGGGTACTTATATAGTGTTTGTGCAGGGGAAAGTTAAAAGCATTTAGCTTTATatgtttaaacatatttaaatatattaaaatattatgacTCATTTCTATGCTCCAATTTGTGCCTTGTCTGGACCATTTTATGGTATCGTTTATCGaattctgtcaaaaataaaagtcctctgctactttcatgtttttaggaGAGACAGGTGCACATTTTACAGATACTGAGGTGTCCCCTGCATCCTCTATCAAAGTCTTCACCTACTTAAGAGAAATGCCAGAAAACAATCAGATCAGCTGTATTTTTTACTCCAAATAAAATGCTGTGgctgaaataacttttttgactCAAAATTGAGGCTGACATTCTGCACGAATGACACACCAAAATCAATCCTTAACAGCATTAATCCCTTGAAAGCctaacaaattggcttgatttctctcaaaaacatggagagaaggcaataagcaacttaaccaGCAATGACACAAATATTAGCAAGATAGTCGTGAACAAATAcaggaaaaagtgaaaattagccccccaaaaaagaaagtgaacGTGGACAAGaggaatgacctgaaaagtgtacgaaaataaaataaaaaaataaacactaataccactactactactactaataataatgataataataaatgtaaagtatgttttttgCTGTAGCCTAATTTTGATAAATAGtcagaaattataaaaataattttgtggatattttatcctttttagaaaatgtttaatcatactctttcttttgtaaaaaaaaaaaaagaaaaaaaaaagaggtaattctcaggtaattttcctgtcaCCTTATACTAATATTTTGCAGTGTGCAgcacattgttgttgttgttgtttttttcttttttttaaagaaatcaaactaatttattcagaaaactgatgctgaaccaggtttcaaagagttaaatactTGGAAAACTAATATTTGCATCAGTTTGTGAACAAAGAGTCGTGCAGTCaagtgattttttaatgaaaacatccAACACTTTGACTCTTTTGTAACGCTGCTGATGCCCCGGCCTTAATGCGCACACACCAGCTTTGTGTTAATAGCCTGGCCTCTACATGTGGAGCCCGGCTACAGTACGTGTTAATGAGACACTGTCTGACCTTTCAGAGTTCACCCCAGGAGAACACTGATGCATCCTGGGTAAAGGATAACCAGTGCTCCCAGAGTTCCCTGTGATTTACTGACACAGTGACTTTACTAATTGTTACATCTATTAAAAACATCCTCATTACAGCATGACTTATGCGCTGCGTTGCAATAGACGTCACTTTTATTTTCGGCATGCTAACCTTTTGTTTGCCTCTGGGGTTCCCTGAAGATGTGCACATGTAGAGGATGCGCACAACttgttgtttgctttgttaTCCACCTTTGTGGGAGAAATGTTTTGCTTGCGGGTGAAGAAGCAGGAACTACTTGTGAGGTCTGTGAAGTAAATAACTTACTGAAGACAAATAAGTCAGGTTACTCACCATGATATTATCTCAATGTCGTgtaaaatattatcacaatgtCTTgacaaagaaaggaaatgaaGGATCGAGAGCACTgaagaaaaaactcattaaagcTGATTTTATGCATCTGCAAGATAAGCAGTTTATAACCCCACTTACACTATTCAAAATCTTAAGTGTGCCAAAAATAGCCAAAGACATTACCATATTTAACAGACAGTAACTTAAATAAAACGACTAGAAACTAAACTAAAGGATTTCTGCATGACCAAGATTATGCCTTATAATCATTCATTACATTCCCAATGGGAGGTAGGCTTCATATTCATTCTCAATCCCTGTTTAATGCCATATATTAAACTCTGGTGGCACCCCAAATGGGGGACAACCAGACGAGTGGGCTCAGCGGGCTCATCTGAGACACATTTAATTAGcaggacagaaaatgaaatgtttcgTGGGGTCTTAACTAACTGTTGTATCTTTTGTAATAGAATGAGGAGCTGTGAGAAGCTATTACAAGGAGGAGCATGAAGAACGGTGCCACGCTTTACTCTGCCAGTGTTTTATAGGGGGGAATAAAAGAATGCATATTAAGATAATAAGTTTCCACATCACGGAAACAAAGTGCCATATTTGCAAAGTGCTACGTTTGAGAGAACAGGCTTAGTCACTCTCCCTCGCTCTCCCACTATCTCACCGTCCTGTTCTCCAATCCGGCATTAATCAGACTTTTACAACCTTTTCGATTCATTTACTTGCTCAGAAAGCAGGTAGCAGCTCAGGGTTTGAACTGTCTGTTTATGTGTGGACTTGAAAAACATCTGCATGGTTAATGGAGAAGAAACAGGCCCTCAACAAGTGAGTTTCATTATTACCTTGCATTGTACCTGCACTTACACAGAGAGACTGACAAACACTGTACCAAGAGAAAGACAGGACATGGGTTTACCAGTGTATGTTAGGGCTGCAATGATTAGTCAAATACTCAATTAGTTGATCACCAGCTGGCCACCATCGTTGTTAGATGTTgatatttgtttgaatttggGTTGCGATCACGTGACCAAAATTCAGTGTCAGGACGtctaaagcctcctgcagactgtgataTTTTAGCAATAttataagtttagtgcaagcTGCACTGTGCGACATGGATCTAACAAACTTAGGTacaacatcaagtttgatgtatgcagactgtatgATGACGCTTTCTGAATCACAGGCCATGACCAATGTTCATCGACATCAATACGCAAGAGCAAAACGTCATCAGCATGCAGCAGCTATCTAAACCGCTGTAGCagtaagagaaaaatgtaaacaaacatgaaaaccaAAAATCTACGTCATAAATTTATTGCATATAGAACATAAAAGTTCATATGTATTTAGGCATTTAAATTATCGTCAACCTGATTCTTATTCCACACGACATTTAATATATGTCAAATGTAAGAATACAACATTTTTCTTACATTATACTGAAGTGTGGTGCCAGCTGAGTATggtttcattagtgtataatcacctgaaggtaaggactgttttgtttttaaaccttagaatgaactgtttatatctatatagAAAGCAGGTAATCTCCCACAGGGTTCGCTATGTcattctacagtagcctaggACAGACAAATGGCTCTAGATAGGATCATTCTcgttttgcatttttcatgtcaGCCATCATAGTCCTCCTATGTAGCTCTCCTATGCTGTTGTATCACATTGAACTGAATATCTGGGGGTTTTGGACTGACAAGACAAGACACTGAAAGCCACCTCCTTGGACTTTGAGAAACTGACATAGACATTTTAAActatttcctgacattttaaagaccaaatgatcaatcaagaaaataatgtgcaaatgaaTCGACAATGAAAACAGTTATTTGCAGCCTTAGTGCATATTCAATAGAGAACCCCGGTTCTTCTGTTGCTTTTGCTTCATTTTACCTCTGCTTTGTGGCAGAAATGCTTAAGACTCCACAGTCAATCACACCCTTAAAGCCTCAAAATGGAAACATTCTGCAGAGTACAACACCAGAGCAGCAGTGTAAGATTCAGATTCAAATGACTGGATGCTGTTGATTAGAAACCCAGGCTGTGACActctctctctggctgtgtGCCTGCCAGGAGGATGCTTCAACCTGGTAATTGGCCACAATGAGCAGACTTGCATGTGTCAAACTCTCCTCTTCACATCTGGTTATTGTCTCTCACAGCAGGTGGACATCACAGGCATCGTCTGAGCAGTCTCAtctgctctctgtctccgtctAGCACCGGCTGTACTGCTATTATACTTTAAAAACCAGCAAAGCTGCATGTGTAGTTTAAAATATGATGCGCATAGCGTGAACAGGTAACATGATGAAGAGATGTGGGTCATTCACATGTCAGCACAGTCTGCAAGCTAATGATTTTCAACGGCTTTATGAATACACAAATATGTGAAATTGGACGCTGCAGATTTTCTGTGAAGAAGTAGTAGTTCATTGTGGATTCAACAGTCAAGGTTCATGAATGTAATcatgttcacacacaaacacactaaaatgaAGTGTGAATCATATGGAACCTGAGCTCATCTCCTCTCATTAGACACACACTGCTACATTATTGGCTTCATTAGCTTTTCCCACTGTGCATCACCCAGCATGTGGAAGAGCAGGTAGTCAActctcactaaaaaacaaaaacaatacaaggTACACACGCTATTATTCCCCTAATGGTTTCTGGATAATTTTAGCTTTTCATGGCTATTGACGgtaaatttctatttttagctgtatgcatgaacacagcgtTTGCATGCGTGACTTCCTGTGTACACAAGGCACGATGATTCATGTTGCAGTTGCAGGTTATGAGTTGTTATTGATGTGGCTGGTATATGTACCGTGCTATATGCTCCCTGTAACTGTACACTGTTATTAATGTCCACAGTGTCCACTCTGAGCTGTTATTAATGTGACTCATATACATAAAGAGTTTCCCCATTAGTCAGAGTGGAACTGTGCCGTCatacagaggaggaggaggagcaagCAGTACTCCTCCTCTTtatcctccctctgctcctgtACATCATCATCCAAACAATAATATGGGAtcatatgtatataaatacagCAAGTTTCTTTTAATAAACTCTTGTAGAGTTCACAGATCTGCGCACCAAGACTCAAAAACCGTCTGTGATCCAGTGAGTCAGGAGTTTTATGGTTAATTTAACTATCTCACGGTATCttgcaaaaactttttaatgcaACTAAAATAACAACCCAGTTTAGAAGCAGGGCTAAAGTTATTCCACATAAGTACTGTCAGAAGCAATGAAATGAGCAATCAATTCATCAACTTACAaggaattaataaataacaatttctatagttattttctaattatttaaagttatttatcaagacaaaatgccaaacaatCACTGTCTTCCTCTTATCTTTGCACACTGAATATGTGTGAATTAtaattcagacaaaacaagcaatacGAAGACATCACCTTTGGCTCTGAAAATAGTGTTGTAGTACTTGAGATCCGCTTTGGATTTGTAACCAGCTTCAAGAAACATTTTGAAGGACTGAGTCTCAACCACATTTTGACTCTGTCTTGTCTTGGTCTCAGACTAAGAggactaatattttttttaaaaaggagtgtTGTATAAAGACAGTTACATTGATTTCAGCCCgagtgtttttttctagttGTTTGCTCATAGACATCAAAGGAATCTTCCCACACATAAAGGTCATCCTTGCAATACTTTAGTATTTTGAGACTAAATAATTACttgatcaatttaaaaaaggttaacCAGTAATGAAAATTGTTGTTGGCCGCAGCCCAAGATATTTGTTGTAGTTTAACAACTTAAGCAAAATGCTAGAAAATGCTATGACTATAAAAAAGGAACATAGGCAAACTATATGGTATGATAACTATGTATTATATGTTTATGGTATAACACTAGAATACTGAGATTTAGTCTAATAGTTAAGGTAACTTTTAGTAAAGGCTCAAAAGGGAAA
Protein-coding regions in this window:
- the LOC121949919 gene encoding transcription factor Maf gives rise to the protein MASELAMSNSDLPTSPLAMEYVNDFDLMKFEVKKEPVEPDRSISQCSRLVAGGSLSSTPMSTPCSSVPPSPSFSAPSPGSGSEQKAHLEDFYWMTGYQQQLNPEALGFSPEDAVEALISSSHQLQTFDGYARGQQFGGAAGAGGAMAGEEMGSAAAVVSAVIAAAAAQNGTPHHHHHHHHHHHAGAHHPSSGSQSGGGVGGTHQHLRLEDRFSDEQLVTMSVRELNRQLRGVSKEEVIRLKQKRRTLKNRGYAQSCRYKRVQQRHVLEGEKTQLIQQVDHLKQEISRLARERDAYKEKYEKLISTGFRENGGSSSDNNPSSPEFFMTSRKFLHL